One genomic window of Methanobacterium sp. includes the following:
- a CDS encoding phosphomannomutase — protein MSKYIQNIRGLVNIEITNKFASHLGTIIGNHVGLGKSVVVGRDLNVPSQMIKRSLTTGLMSSGVNVIDFGIAPIPVIHYGMDLYEANVMITISKSHLRPEDIDIKILSEHEIPLEQRHAEKVPWNQIGQLKYVHEYQEHYIKGVLKQINTEIIKNKAFLVVLDCEEGVSKPLVPQILDELDCETILIRCKDSKSDIDFPEPSPKRISLISELTTALGADIGIVLDNDRDRVVFIDQHGNIIRDQTILSIFTKYALNNAPGQTIVSSIVASQSLDEIVSDKGGNLIKTSVNSVLSEIDANDAVFGGDEPDMYVFPEFQTCFDAIFAVVKMLEILAKEDTTLSNLAGGIKEYNRTGFTIECEHEKKDEVIEAFITKFESGNNINTIDGIRVDLEESFILIRPSRFEPLVRVYIESKTGQKLQELTESVKKMIENV, from the coding sequence ATGTCTAAATACATCCAAAACATTAGAGGATTAGTTAACATTGAGATTACCAATAAGTTTGCATCACATTTAGGAACCATAATAGGTAATCACGTTGGTCTCGGAAAGAGTGTTGTGGTTGGCAGAGACTTAAATGTTCCCTCACAAATGATCAAAAGATCATTAACCACGGGTTTGATGTCATCTGGCGTGAATGTTATTGATTTTGGGATTGCCCCCATACCGGTTATACATTATGGGATGGACCTTTATGAAGCCAATGTCATGATTACAATAAGCAAATCCCATCTGAGACCCGAAGATATCGATATTAAAATATTAAGTGAACATGAAATTCCTTTAGAACAAAGACATGCTGAAAAAGTGCCCTGGAATCAGATAGGCCAATTAAAATATGTTCATGAATACCAAGAACACTATATAAAAGGAGTTCTTAAACAGATAAATACAGAAATAATTAAAAATAAAGCATTTTTAGTTGTTTTAGACTGTGAAGAAGGCGTTAGCAAACCATTGGTCCCCCAAATATTAGATGAACTGGATTGCGAGACTATTCTTATCAGGTGCAAAGATAGTAAATCTGATATTGATTTTCCAGAACCTAGCCCTAAAAGAATATCATTAATATCTGAGCTTACAACTGCATTAGGTGCTGATATTGGTATTGTACTCGATAACGACCGGGATAGAGTAGTTTTTATTGACCAACATGGGAATATTATCCGAGATCAGACCATATTGAGCATTTTTACTAAATATGCACTTAATAATGCACCAGGGCAGACCATAGTTTCATCCATAGTTGCATCACAATCTTTGGATGAAATAGTGTCAGATAAAGGAGGAAATCTCATAAAAACTTCTGTAAACAGTGTTTTAAGTGAGATAGATGCTAATGATGCAGTTTTTGGAGGAGATGAACCGGACATGTACGTTTTCCCCGAATTTCAGACCTGTTTCGATGCTATTTTTGCAGTTGTGAAAATGCTGGAAATACTGGCCAAGGAAGATACTACTTTATCTAACCTGGCAGGTGGAATAAAAGAGTACAACAGAACCGGTTTCACCATAGAATGCGAACATGAGAAAAAAGATGAAGTTATAGAAGCTTTCATAACCAAATTCGAATCAGGAAATAATATTAATACCATAGATGGTATTCGGGTTGATTTAGAAGAGTCTTTTATATTAATTAGGCCTTCCCGCTTCGAACCGTTGGTAAGAGTTTATATCGAATCTAAAACCGGCCAGAAATTACAAGAATTAACTGAATCTGTGAAGAAAATGATTGAAAATGTTTAG
- a CDS encoding DUF429 domain-containing protein, whose product MKIMGIDLAGKVDNPTGICVLNADKISGYEIYLGTLYSDEEVLEKISAVQPSLIVVDAPLSLPKGRCCLEKECECAVGGHFRQSEREIRRYGSVLPLTFTGMKMLTMRGVGLARALSGKFQLKETHPRTVQKILGWENLKNELENYFHLLPDASEHELDAAIAALTGFFYFNDCYRELGYVDEGTIILPRGKDCLESLEKFKKS is encoded by the coding sequence ATGAAAATTATGGGCATAGATTTAGCAGGTAAGGTGGATAATCCCACAGGAATATGCGTTTTAAATGCAGATAAAATTAGTGGGTATGAGATTTATCTTGGTACACTGTACAGTGATGAAGAAGTCTTAGAAAAAATCAGTGCAGTGCAACCTTCTTTGATTGTTGTTGATGCACCATTATCCTTACCAAAAGGGCGTTGTTGTCTGGAAAAGGAATGTGAATGTGCAGTTGGAGGACATTTCCGCCAATCAGAACGTGAAATACGTCGTTATGGTTCTGTTCTACCCTTAACATTTACTGGGATGAAGATGCTCACCATGAGGGGTGTTGGTCTGGCCCGGGCTCTTTCAGGGAAATTCCAGTTAAAAGAAACCCACCCCCGCACAGTTCAGAAGATTCTTGGTTGGGAAAATCTAAAAAATGAGTTGGAAAACTATTTTCATCTTCTCCCTGATGCCAGTGAACATGAACTGGACGCTGCAATTGCTGCTTTAACTGGATTTTTTTACTTTAATGATTGTTATAGGGAGTTGGGTTATGTGGATGAGGGGACGATTATCCTTCCTCGGGGAAAAGATTGTTTAGAAAGTTTGGAAAAATTTAAAAAAAGCTAG
- a CDS encoding NDP-sugar synthase encodes MIKTVLMAGGKGSRIRPLTLSRPKPLIPVANRPMIEYVVEKIKKSDSSELVVTLSYLKNQIKALLQKDYPDMNITYSVEKKALGTAGGVKHASKYIDDTFFVLSGDVLVDVDLNKLLDFHNEKNALATMVLTQVQDPSHFGIATLDNENQIIKFLEKPSSQEVFSNLANTGTYILEPEIFDYIDTRKCEMDFSKDIFPQLIEEKAGIYGFMFDGYWNDVGRPKTYLQANYDVLNKKITPEPPGKKLKEGVGKLGDIWVGKDVEIDEKVRIIGPVAIGDGSVIERGCTLGKNTVIGENTYLEKNSTIKGSVIFPDSTIKDSSCLKDCIVDSGCCVEKGSFIEKGAILGSSVQLGPFSRVRSKRSIYNSVVILPDSIVDSDYPIVT; translated from the coding sequence ATGATAAAAACCGTATTAATGGCAGGGGGTAAAGGAAGTAGAATCCGTCCTCTTACATTATCTCGGCCAAAACCTTTGATTCCAGTTGCCAATCGCCCTATGATAGAATATGTAGTGGAAAAAATAAAAAAATCAGACTCCAGTGAATTAGTTGTTACCTTAAGTTACTTAAAAAACCAGATTAAAGCTTTGCTCCAAAAGGACTATCCCGATATGAATATCACATATTCTGTAGAAAAAAAGGCATTGGGAACTGCAGGCGGGGTTAAACATGCCAGCAAATATATTGATGATACTTTTTTTGTTTTAAGTGGTGATGTGCTGGTTGATGTAGACTTGAATAAACTTTTAGATTTTCATAATGAAAAAAATGCACTGGCCACCATGGTGCTGACTCAGGTCCAGGATCCCAGCCATTTTGGGATAGCTACACTTGATAATGAAAATCAGATTATAAAATTTTTAGAAAAACCCTCTTCTCAGGAAGTTTTTAGTAACCTAGCCAACACTGGTACCTATATTTTAGAACCAGAAATATTCGATTACATAGATACCAGGAAATGCGAAATGGACTTTTCCAAAGATATTTTCCCCCAATTAATTGAGGAAAAGGCAGGGATATACGGATTTATGTTCGATGGTTATTGGAACGATGTGGGGAGACCTAAAACATATCTGCAAGCAAATTATGATGTCCTTAACAAAAAGATAACCCCAGAACCCCCTGGAAAAAAACTAAAAGAGGGTGTTGGAAAATTAGGGGACATATGGGTTGGGAAAGATGTTGAAATTGATGAAAAGGTCAGGATAATCGGACCTGTGGCCATAGGTGATGGTTCGGTTATTGAACGAGGATGTACACTGGGGAAAAATACGGTTATCGGTGAAAATACGTATTTAGAAAAAAATTCAACAATTAAAGGTTCTGTTATTTTTCCTGACAGCACAATAAAAGACAGCTCATGCTTAAAAGATTGTATTGTAGACTCAGGATGTTGTGTTGAAAAGGGAAGTTTTATTGAAAAAGGTGCAATACTCGGAAGTTCTGTGCAATTAGGCCCTTTTAGTAGAGTAAGATCTAAAAGATCTATATACAACAGCGTAGTAATTTTGCCCGACTCTATTGTAGACTCTGATTATCCCATTGTAACTTAA
- a CDS encoding trehalose-6-phosphate synthase — protein MNSPTQNNNILEFLKDKNLIVVSNRGPVEFHKKNSKVEMKRGAGGLVSTLLPIMETLNGVWIASAMTPGDVEVAKRFPDNKVPIPEEDPQFWVPFVVVDQRRYECYYSVISNPLLWFVQHYMWNSPYTPTIDDKIHQSWEQGYRYVNQKFAEKVLKESKKNEKEPLIMLQDYHLYLCPTYIRKKLKDTFLSQFIHIPWPQSEYFSIIPEYMRKEIIEGLLSNNLLGFHLPRYVTNFMQTCEEYTDEVDYENGIIWHNGQATHVKSYPISVDYEGIKELAHSPGVLEKEKLIKEIKGDYFLFYRTDRIDLSKNIIRGFEAYELFLHKYPQYHGKVKFLTTGKPTRQQIREYHTYYYDVIEMIEDINVKYATDDWKPIEWIFKADYNLVVAAFKNYDCLIVNPIADGMNIVPKESSIVNECQGSVILSEKAGCFEELKEHVLAVNPYDISQTAEAYHQAIQMSEKERHGRLDNLKDIVARRTIYHWISEQFEDIEKIKNSDEF, from the coding sequence ATGAATTCCCCAACCCAAAACAATAATATTTTAGAGTTTTTAAAGGACAAAAATTTAATAGTTGTCTCCAACCGAGGTCCTGTTGAATTTCATAAAAAAAATAGCAAAGTAGAAATGAAACGAGGAGCCGGAGGTCTTGTTTCCACATTACTACCCATTATGGAAACCTTAAATGGTGTCTGGATTGCCAGTGCCATGACTCCGGGTGATGTGGAAGTAGCTAAGCGATTCCCAGATAATAAAGTACCAATCCCAGAAGAAGATCCCCAATTTTGGGTGCCCTTTGTTGTGGTTGACCAGCGCAGATATGAATGTTATTACAGTGTGATAAGCAATCCACTTCTCTGGTTTGTGCAACACTACATGTGGAACAGTCCTTACACCCCCACCATCGATGATAAGATCCATCAATCATGGGAACAGGGTTACAGGTATGTGAATCAGAAATTTGCTGAGAAAGTGTTAAAAGAAAGTAAAAAAAATGAAAAAGAACCACTTATAATGTTACAGGACTATCACTTGTATCTATGTCCTACTTACATTCGAAAGAAATTGAAAGACACATTTCTCAGCCAATTTATCCACATACCATGGCCTCAATCAGAATATTTCAGTATCATACCAGAATACATGCGAAAAGAAATTATTGAAGGACTTCTATCAAACAACCTACTTGGTTTCCATCTCCCACGATATGTAACTAACTTCATGCAAACCTGTGAAGAATACACCGATGAAGTGGATTATGAAAATGGAATAATCTGGCACAATGGACAGGCCACCCATGTGAAGAGTTATCCCATTTCGGTAGACTATGAAGGAATTAAGGAACTGGCACATTCACCAGGAGTACTGGAGAAAGAAAAATTGATAAAAGAAATAAAGGGAGACTATTTTCTTTTCTACCGTACTGACCGGATAGATTTGAGTAAAAATATTATTCGGGGATTCGAAGCTTACGAACTATTCCTGCACAAATATCCCCAGTATCATGGAAAAGTTAAATTCCTGACCACTGGAAAACCCACCCGGCAACAGATTAGGGAATACCATACATACTACTACGATGTTATAGAAATGATAGAGGATATCAATGTTAAATACGCCACGGATGATTGGAAACCCATAGAATGGATATTCAAAGCAGATTATAACCTGGTGGTGGCTGCTTTTAAAAACTATGACTGCTTAATTGTTAATCCCATTGCAGATGGCATGAATATAGTTCCCAAAGAATCTTCCATAGTCAATGAATGTCAAGGATCCGTTATTTTATCAGAAAAAGCAGGGTGTTTTGAAGAACTTAAAGAACACGTTCTGGCAGTTAACCCCTATGATATCAGCCAAACTGCTGAAGCATATCACCAAGCCATACAAATGAGTGAAAAGGAAAGACACGGGCGATTGGATAATTTAAAAGATATCGTGGCCAGGAGAACTATATATCACTGGATCAGTGAACAGTTTGAGGATATAGAAAAAATAAAAAACAGTGACGAGTTTTAA
- a CDS encoding sulfite exporter TauE/SafE family protein, protein MELVIYLLILLSTGAFVGFASGLLGIGGGFIMVPVQFFLLTVMGADPDTALRVSFATSLTVILPTALSGALGHWRRGAVMVVPAILLGLAGLMGGVFGAGISSNTPAAILSFIFGLLALFSALWMLGSRYPEIKEKPSNSKESYLFWGFLGGFSSGLLGIGGGVVMVPILNLLLRFPIHKAIGTSTAFIVFASIGGILTYIFTGMNATGLPSYSLGYVNLLQFAALAGTSIPMARIGVKAAHRLPDKELKYVFAALLIYIALKMMGVFEWLNLPL, encoded by the coding sequence ATGGAATTAGTGATATACCTATTGATTCTTCTCTCCACCGGCGCATTTGTAGGATTCGCTTCTGGTCTACTGGGAATTGGTGGAGGTTTTATTATGGTGCCGGTTCAATTCTTCCTTCTTACGGTCATGGGTGCTGATCCAGACACTGCCCTTAGAGTATCCTTTGCCACCAGCCTGACTGTAATCCTACCTACTGCCCTAAGCGGAGCACTTGGGCACTGGCGTCGTGGGGCAGTTATGGTTGTCCCTGCAATCCTCCTGGGACTAGCCGGGTTAATGGGGGGTGTATTTGGTGCCGGAATATCCAGTAACACTCCTGCTGCCATATTAAGTTTTATATTTGGGTTACTGGCATTATTCAGTGCCTTGTGGATGTTGGGATCAAGATACCCCGAAATAAAAGAAAAACCATCAAACTCCAAAGAATCATACCTTTTCTGGGGGTTTCTGGGAGGTTTTTCCTCCGGACTTCTGGGCATTGGTGGGGGAGTGGTCATGGTACCCATACTAAACCTTCTCCTGAGATTCCCAATTCACAAGGCCATCGGAACCTCAACTGCCTTTATTGTATTCGCATCCATAGGTGGAATTCTAACCTACATCTTCACCGGCATGAATGCCACTGGTTTACCCTCCTACTCCCTGGGATATGTTAATCTATTACAGTTTGCAGCGTTAGCAGGTACCAGCATTCCCATGGCTAGAATTGGAGTTAAAGCCGCCCACAGGCTCCCTGATAAAGAGTTGAAATATGTATTCGCCGCTCTTTTAATTTACATTGCTTTGAAGATGATGGGAGTATTTGAATGGTTGAATTTACCCCTATAA
- the otsB gene encoding trehalose-phosphatase, translated as MSKYLFDNLDYLKSFKNDSSTAIVTDIDGTISEIAPTPDEAVVTESMQNALVKLNDKFQLVAVISGRSVLNARAMVGVEGLLYVGNHGMEFLKNGHLSMDPLVEKYLPQIQKSGQKLKKGDLSHINGLMFEDKGICYSIHYRLSNSPENVREKILNTLQNDPECKNLKISEGRRLVELKPPVNCDKGTILNNIMDQYNLKKIIYLGDDITDADAFNKLKELENEGKIEGAGILVRSSEIPSYVKKHSSFFVNDVDEVLKFFQWLLN; from the coding sequence TTGTCAAAATATCTTTTCGATAATTTGGATTATCTAAAAAGTTTCAAAAATGACAGTTCCACTGCTATAGTTACGGATATTGACGGAACCATAAGTGAAATAGCCCCCACACCAGATGAAGCAGTGGTTACTGAATCCATGCAAAATGCACTGGTTAAACTAAATGATAAATTCCAGTTAGTGGCGGTGATTAGTGGTAGATCTGTATTAAACGCCAGGGCAATGGTGGGGGTGGAGGGCCTGCTTTATGTGGGTAACCATGGGATGGAATTTTTAAAAAATGGCCACCTTTCCATGGACCCCCTGGTAGAAAAATACTTACCTCAAATCCAAAAAAGCGGGCAAAAACTCAAAAAAGGGGACCTATCTCATATAAATGGTTTAATGTTTGAGGATAAGGGGATCTGTTATTCCATTCACTATCGTCTTTCCAATTCCCCTGAAAATGTTCGGGAGAAAATATTAAACACCCTCCAAAATGATCCGGAATGTAAAAACCTAAAGATATCTGAGGGACGTCGTTTAGTGGAGCTTAAACCCCCAGTAAATTGTGATAAAGGCACCATCTTAAACAATATTATGGATCAATATAATTTAAAGAAAATTATTTATTTAGGCGATGATATCACCGATGCTGATGCTTTTAATAAATTAAAAGAACTTGAAAATGAGGGAAAAATTGAGGGTGCGGGTATTTTAGTACGTTCCAGTGAAATACCATCTTATGTTAAAAAACATTCATCTTTTTTTGTTAATGATGTGGATGAAGTTCTTAAATTCTTTCAATGGCTATTAAACTAA
- a CDS encoding helix-hairpin-helix domain-containing protein, whose protein sequence is MDLRDIKGIGDKLASRIINHFGSQNEFLRAASNYEVYRLASMEGVSQRRAVEIINAVLGNPTESFLKTERAVQIYEEIIQCIIQYANTEYAKNRVLLLSPGKNQDTIQENLNRVMEAKEKVAHLPKDDLRALFKNVNFSRTSKPKYDTSRAILVESRDDYTSLMDRGLNQRAQILNIQEVASLDEFELVVYVYRDGVLELDDAPNLAMVNYDAEDLEIIPETVLSYYHENQTLLENILKIREILGYPSVLRDVLKIMDSIETSQIDETLFNSAVNQAKDKADKKLEEAIKKVDLSGQEVLDILNKGMSPKIQEIFDEILKDAVKEIKDDTGVSFDPFIQKYPLEIDEQELERVKRQEIGKKEVKAFEERVNVAAQLQLLKSDVEAEIQEVLEFDYQFTLGCFAYYYDLHPPMISDGFRFKEGLHLNLALEDPSRMQRINYSLESPDNVVLLTGANSGGKTTLLETLAQISIMSQIGLPVCAREARVKLVDELYFFSKKRSLDAGAFESFLSTFMPIVVREEDKLILLDELEAITELEAAVKIISSFISFIQDSKSFAIIVTHMAREILKNTDVRVDGIEAQGLDDEYNLIVDRTPRMNYFARSTPELILRMVYQRSDGKLKEIYGKMLERF, encoded by the coding sequence TTGGATTTACGTGATATCAAAGGCATAGGTGATAAATTAGCCTCCCGGATCATTAACCATTTTGGTAGCCAGAATGAATTTCTACGGGCTGCAAGTAACTATGAGGTGTATCGGCTGGCAAGCATGGAAGGAGTTAGCCAGCGCCGTGCAGTTGAGATCATCAATGCTGTTCTGGGCAATCCCACTGAAAGTTTTTTGAAAACTGAACGGGCCGTGCAAATCTATGAAGAAATAATTCAATGTATAATACAGTATGCCAACACAGAATATGCCAAAAACAGGGTTCTACTCCTGAGTCCTGGTAAAAACCAGGATACAATTCAAGAAAATCTTAACAGAGTTATGGAAGCTAAAGAAAAAGTAGCCCATCTTCCTAAGGATGATCTTAGAGCTCTTTTTAAAAATGTGAACTTCAGCAGGACTTCCAAACCAAAATATGATACATCAAGAGCCATATTAGTCGAGTCAAGAGATGATTACACCAGTTTAATGGACCGTGGGCTTAATCAGCGCGCTCAGATACTCAACATTCAGGAAGTGGCAAGTCTGGATGAATTCGAACTGGTGGTGTATGTTTACAGAGATGGTGTTCTGGAACTGGATGATGCACCTAACCTGGCCATGGTAAACTATGATGCTGAAGATCTGGAAATCATTCCTGAAACAGTTTTATCATATTATCATGAAAATCAAACTCTTCTGGAAAATATTCTAAAGATCAGGGAAATACTAGGATACCCCTCTGTTTTAAGAGATGTTTTAAAGATAATGGATTCTATTGAAACATCCCAGATTGATGAAACGTTATTTAACAGTGCTGTGAACCAGGCCAAAGACAAGGCAGATAAAAAATTGGAAGAAGCTATAAAGAAGGTTGATCTGTCGGGTCAAGAAGTTCTGGATATTCTAAATAAGGGCATGTCACCCAAAATCCAGGAAATCTTTGACGAAATCCTTAAAGACGCAGTTAAAGAAATTAAAGATGATACGGGGGTAAGTTTTGATCCTTTTATCCAGAAATATCCCCTGGAAATAGATGAACAGGAATTGGAAAGAGTAAAAAGACAGGAAATAGGGAAAAAAGAGGTTAAAGCCTTTGAAGAAAGAGTTAATGTCGCAGCCCAGCTCCAATTGCTCAAAAGTGATGTTGAGGCCGAAATCCAGGAAGTACTGGAATTCGATTACCAGTTCACCCTGGGTTGTTTCGCCTACTACTACGATCTACATCCACCAATGATTAGTGATGGATTCCGTTTCAAGGAAGGATTGCACTTGAATTTAGCCCTGGAAGATCCATCCCGTATGCAGAGGATCAATTACTCCCTAGAATCCCCGGATAATGTGGTTCTCCTCACCGGGGCCAACAGTGGAGGTAAGACCACCCTCCTGGAGACTCTGGCTCAGATAAGTATCATGAGCCAGATAGGACTGCCAGTGTGTGCCAGGGAAGCCCGGGTGAAACTGGTTGATGAACTTTACTTCTTCAGTAAAAAGCGCTCACTTGATGCCGGGGCTTTTGAATCATTCCTGAGCACCTTCATGCCAATTGTAGTGCGAGAAGAGGATAAACTAATTCTCCTAGACGAGCTGGAAGCCATAACTGAACTAGAAGCTGCTGTGAAAATAATTTCAAGTTTCATAAGCTTCATACAGGATTCAAAATCCTTTGCAATTATTGTAACCCACATGGCCCGGGAGATACTTAAAAACACCGATGTCAGGGTGGATGGTATTGAAGCCCAGGGACTGGATGATGAGTATAACCTCATTGTGGATCGTACCCCCCGGATGAACTACTTTGCCCGGAGCACACCTGAACTAATTTTGAGAATGGTCTACCAGAGATCCGATGGAAAGTTGAAGGAGATCTATGGGAAGATGCTGGAAAGGTTTTAG
- a CDS encoding cache domain-containing protein, whose protein sequence is MNKTLLVMVIVMLLVAASGIFYQQQSENRQKTELVSLVDQAAQLIEEGGETAFPELRSSSWVHNDSYVFVWRVDGIRVVYPPDPSGEGKNMTDLVDSQGKPIGKLFIQTAENGSGWVNYMWPKPGEKTPSLKITYIKRAQYQNRTYLVGSGVYI, encoded by the coding sequence ATGAATAAAACACTACTGGTTATGGTTATTGTAATGTTATTAGTGGCTGCAAGTGGGATTTTTTACCAGCAACAGTCTGAAAACAGGCAAAAAACTGAATTAGTTTCATTGGTGGATCAGGCAGCTCAGCTTATAGAAGAAGGGGGTGAAACAGCATTTCCAGAGCTTCGTAGTTCCTCATGGGTCCATAATGATAGTTACGTCTTTGTGTGGAGAGTGGATGGTATCCGTGTAGTTTACCCTCCAGATCCAAGTGGTGAGGGTAAGAACATGACCGATCTGGTAGACTCCCAGGGAAAACCCATTGGCAAACTGTTTATTCAAACTGCAGAGAATGGAAGCGGTTGGGTAAATTACATGTGGCCCAAACCCGGGGAAAAAACACCTTCACTAAAGATAACATACATAAAAAGGGCACAATACCAGAATCGAACATATCTGGTGGGATCAGGTGTTTATATCTGA